Proteins from a single region of bacterium:
- a CDS encoding class I SAM-dependent methyltransferase: MTAACPACGTAALTPAFEHRGAKFLRCAGCGSLIQAPGDGAVTDEYYDRNYHAARGHGGAGVGIDSAKRETFTRYLRKLLAGAPAAGKRYFEVGCGTGDATAAAAALGFEAIGMDIAPSAIATARERFPGVTYLVGSASDYDAPDDRFDVIALFDMIEHVPDAHALLGNLARMLAPGGSLLVVTPDAASFSARMLGSRWFHTMKEHVLIYSLAGLDAVAATAGLKRIEGGFAWKWINLEMLARHATEHAHILGGRAISRTLFAIPAGVRARVFPFNIGEFFAVYRK, encoded by the coding sequence ATGACGGCGGCGTGCCCGGCGTGCGGCACGGCGGCGCTGACGCCGGCGTTTGAGCATCGCGGCGCGAAATTTCTGCGCTGCGCGGGTTGCGGATCGCTCATCCAGGCCCCGGGCGACGGCGCCGTCACGGACGAATATTACGACAGGAACTACCACGCGGCGCGCGGCCACGGCGGCGCGGGTGTGGGTATCGACTCCGCCAAACGCGAAACCTTCACGCGCTATCTTCGAAAGCTCCTCGCCGGAGCGCCCGCGGCGGGCAAGCGTTATTTCGAGGTCGGCTGCGGCACCGGTGACGCCACCGCCGCCGCCGCCGCGCTCGGATTCGAGGCGATCGGAATGGACATCGCGCCGTCGGCGATCGCAACGGCCAGGGAACGCTTTCCGGGCGTGACTTACCTGGTCGGCTCCGCGTCGGACTACGATGCACCCGACGATCGCTTCGATGTGATCGCGCTTTTTGACATGATCGAGCACGTCCCGGACGCGCATGCGCTTTTGGGGAACCTGGCGCGCATGCTCGCGCCGGGCGGATCTTTGCTCGTCGTCACGCCGGACGCGGCATCGTTTTCCGCACGCATGCTCGGCTCGCGCTGGTTTCACACGATGAAAGAGCACGTGCTGATCTATTCGCTCGCCGGCCTTGACGCGGTCGCCGCCACGGCGGGTCTGAAACGCATCGAGGGCGGATTCGCCTGGAAGTGGATCAATCTCGAAATGCTCGCGCGGCACGCGACCGAGCACGCCCACATCCTCGGCGGACGTGCCATCAGCCGCACGCTTTTTGCGATCCCGGCCGGCGTTCGCGCGCGCGTCTTCCCGTTCAACATCGGCGAGTTTTTTGCCGTCTACCGAAAATAG
- the pepF gene encoding oligoendopeptidase F — protein MRSVLIAVALAAVAQGGQLKERSMVALEHQWDLAALYADVADFNAAKDAFVKDAKDIAKWKGRLGESAQTLRASLDHYWELEERIRRLESYAGRLSDQDTRVQANKALQSEVSQARSRFAEASAYLDPELVAIPEATIEAYFASEPGLAVYERPIRETLRRKKHILSPAEERILAAASDVARAGSSLYSIFENADLPRETIALADGTNVKLTDANYGKYRRAPLEADRDRLAESFFAQFKKFEQTIGEMLYTQLKVHRFYAEMRGYESTLAASLDYDDIDPAIYRSLIAAANQHLPTFHRYLNLKRRALGLPVLEYQDLYVPFVAESKIEMDWAEAARVLPESLSPMGEEYVALIRRSLAERWIDVYPTEGKRSGAYSSGWAYGVHPYVLMNYNDEYSDVLTLAHELGHALHSWNSNETQPIATADYSTFVAEVASTFNENLLNDYMLKKVQSDDERVYLLGNFLDGTIKGTFFRQIQFAEYELLVHEAVEKGEALTGETLSKMYIDLVRRYYGDADGVCKVPQFYESEWSYIPHFYYNYYVFQYSTSVAAASALSQKVIDGEPGALERYAALLRSGGSKDPVSLLKDAGVDMTKPDAYAALMDRANRYMDELEKILDKQGK, from the coding sequence ATGCGTTCCGTGCTCATCGCCGTCGCCCTGGCCGCCGTCGCGCAGGGCGGGCAACTGAAGGAGAGATCGATGGTCGCGCTCGAACACCAATGGGATCTGGCCGCGCTTTACGCGGATGTCGCCGACTTCAACGCCGCCAAGGACGCGTTCGTGAAGGACGCGAAGGACATCGCGAAATGGAAGGGACGGCTTGGCGAGTCCGCGCAAACGCTCAGGGCGTCGCTCGATCACTATTGGGAGCTTGAGGAACGCATCCGCCGGCTGGAATCTTATGCCGGGCGATTGTCCGATCAGGATACTCGCGTGCAGGCCAACAAGGCGCTGCAAAGCGAGGTCAGCCAGGCGCGCTCGCGATTCGCGGAAGCGTCGGCGTACCTCGATCCGGAGCTCGTCGCCATTCCCGAGGCGACGATCGAGGCGTATTTCGCGAGCGAGCCGGGTCTTGCGGTCTACGAGCGGCCGATCCGCGAGACGCTGCGCCGCAAGAAGCACATCCTCTCGCCGGCGGAGGAGCGCATCCTCGCCGCGGCGTCGGACGTGGCGCGCGCGGGGTCGAGCCTGTATTCGATCTTCGAGAACGCGGACCTGCCGCGCGAGACGATCGCGCTCGCGGACGGAACGAACGTGAAGCTGACGGACGCGAATTACGGCAAATATCGCCGCGCGCCTCTGGAGGCCGACCGCGACCGCCTGGCCGAGTCGTTTTTCGCGCAGTTCAAGAAGTTCGAGCAGACGATCGGCGAGATGCTCTACACGCAGCTCAAGGTTCACCGTTTCTACGCGGAGATGCGCGGATACGAAAGCACGCTTGCCGCGTCGCTCGACTACGACGACATCGACCCGGCGATCTACCGCAGCCTCATCGCGGCGGCGAACCAGCATCTGCCGACGTTCCATCGCTACCTGAACCTCAAGCGACGGGCGCTCGGGCTGCCGGTGCTGGAATATCAGGATCTCTATGTGCCGTTTGTCGCCGAATCGAAGATCGAGATGGACTGGGCCGAGGCGGCGCGCGTGCTGCCCGAGTCGCTTTCGCCAATGGGCGAGGAATACGTCGCGCTGATCCGGCGATCGCTCGCCGAGCGGTGGATCGACGTGTATCCGACCGAGGGCAAGCGGTCCGGCGCGTATTCGTCGGGCTGGGCGTATGGCGTGCATCCCTACGTGCTGATGAATTACAACGACGAATATTCGGACGTGCTCACGCTCGCGCATGAGCTCGGCCACGCGCTGCACTCGTGGAACTCCAACGAAACGCAGCCGATCGCGACCGCGGACTATTCGACGTTCGTCGCGGAGGTGGCGTCCACGTTCAACGAGAATCTGTTGAACGACTACATGCTGAAGAAGGTGCAGTCCGACGACGAGCGCGTGTACCTGCTCGGCAACTTCCTCGACGGCACGATCAAGGGCACGTTCTTCCGGCAGATCCAGTTCGCGGAGTACGAATTGCTGGTCCACGAAGCGGTCGAAAAGGGCGAGGCGCTCACCGGCGAGACGCTTTCGAAGATGTACATCGACCTTGTGCGCCGCTACTACGGCGACGCGGACGGCGTGTGCAAGGTGCCGCAGTTCTACGAGTCGGAGTGGTCCTACATTCCGCATTTCTACTACAACTATTACGTGTTCCAGTATTCGACCTCCGTCGCCGCCGCGAGCGCGCTGTCGCAGAAAGTCATCGACGGCGAGCCCGGCGCGCTCGAACGCTACGCGGCGCTGTTGCGTTCGGGCGGATCGAAAGACCCCGTCTCGCTGCTGAAAGACGCGGGCGTGGACATGACCAAACCCGACGCCTACGCCGCGCTGATGGACCGCGCGAATCGCTACATGGACGAGCTGGAGAAGATTCTCGACAAGCAGGGGAAATAA